In the genome of Xanthobacteraceae bacterium, one region contains:
- a CDS encoding DUF1223 domain-containing protein, with amino-acid sequence MNVARTLGLVAVLSMLTGTSAAQAGSKPVIELFTSQGCNSCPPADALFGRLADNPGLIPLTLSVDYWDYLGWRDTLALNAHTKRQRGYSRTRGDMNVYTPQAIVNGGDFTIGSDQRQIDAAIRKVNTASTHGVPVKLQRNGDTLAVEVGNGDGSAQIWLLSVTHKVRVPIARGENKGETIVYTNVVRSWRNLGNFDGKPVKLNIPVSEIVKNEADTVVVLVQAGSENAPGAIRGAEILSLR; translated from the coding sequence ATGAATGTGGCACGTACCCTCGGACTCGTCGCGGTCCTCTCCATGCTGACCGGCACGAGCGCCGCGCAGGCCGGCAGCAAACCGGTAATCGAACTCTTCACCAGCCAGGGCTGCAATTCGTGCCCGCCCGCGGACGCGCTGTTCGGCCGCCTTGCCGACAATCCGGGGCTGATCCCGCTCACCCTTTCGGTCGACTACTGGGACTATCTCGGCTGGCGCGACACGCTCGCGCTGAACGCACACACGAAGCGCCAGCGCGGCTATTCGCGCACGCGCGGCGACATGAACGTCTATACCCCGCAGGCAATCGTGAACGGCGGCGACTTCACCATCGGTAGCGACCAGCGCCAGATCGACGCGGCGATACGCAAGGTCAACACGGCTAGCACGCACGGCGTTCCGGTGAAGCTCCAGCGCAACGGCGACACGCTTGCGGTCGAAGTCGGCAACGGCGACGGCAGCGCGCAAATCTGGCTGCTCTCCGTCACGCACAAAGTGAGGGTGCCGATCGCGCGCGGCGAGAACAAGGGCGAGACCATCGTCTATACCAACGTGGTCCGTTCCTGGCGCAACCTCGGCAACTTCGACGGCAAGCCGGTGAAGCTCAACATCCCTGTCTCGGAGATCGTGAAGAACGAAGCCGACACCGTCGTCGTGCTGGTGCAGGCGGGCAGCGAGAACGCACCCGGCGCGATTCGCGGCGCGGAGATTCTTTCGCTGCGCTGA
- a CDS encoding nuclear transport factor 2 family protein encodes MYHAIVRARIGSLFDAINRGDAEPVLRAFAPRFEHIFLGERHALCGTRRTQASTRRWYERLYRLLPDIKFDLKRINVSGTPWNTIASVEWRETNSGTDGVRTSAEGVHVARLAWGRMTQLIICPDTTVLSATLERLALAGNAEAKAEPIVD; translated from the coding sequence ATGTACCACGCCATCGTCCGCGCCAGGATCGGAAGCCTGTTCGACGCAATCAATCGCGGCGACGCGGAGCCGGTCTTGCGGGCTTTCGCGCCGCGCTTCGAGCACATTTTCCTCGGCGAACGCCACGCCCTTTGCGGAACGCGCCGCACGCAGGCTTCGACGCGCCGCTGGTACGAACGGCTCTATCGGCTGTTGCCGGACATCAAATTCGATCTGAAAAGGATCAATGTAAGCGGCACGCCGTGGAACACGATTGCCTCGGTCGAATGGAGAGAAACCAACTCCGGCACCGATGGCGTGAGGACTTCCGCGGAAGGTGTTCACGTCGCGCGGCTTGCATGGGGCCGCATGACGCAACTCATCATCTGTCCGGATACAACCGTGCTGTCCGCAACGCTGGAACGGCTCGCCCTTGCCGGAAACGCCGAAGCGAAAGCGGAACCGATCGTCGATTGA
- the ccmA gene encoding heme ABC exporter ATP-binding protein CcmA, protein MRLIAERLACIRGGRALYDGMSFSLEPGEALLVVGPNGAGKSSLLRQVAGLLPLDGGTLTLEGGELQDHIHYLGHAGAVREALTVSENLEFWRDLYGGGGKLTPETALHRLHLLPLQDLPARNLSAGQKRRLAIARLLTIRRPLWLLDEPDAALDTEGRAVLTGIITEHRAGGGMAMIASHGTLDVAPSREISFARAAQAVVEKEIA, encoded by the coding sequence ATGCGGCTGATCGCCGAGCGGCTCGCCTGCATCCGCGGCGGGCGGGCTTTGTATGACGGGATGTCGTTTTCGCTCGAACCGGGCGAAGCCCTGCTGGTCGTGGGGCCGAACGGCGCGGGGAAATCGTCGCTGCTGCGGCAGGTCGCGGGCCTTTTGCCGCTCGACGGCGGTACGCTGACACTCGAAGGCGGCGAACTACAGGATCACATCCATTATCTCGGCCATGCGGGGGCGGTACGCGAGGCGCTGACGGTTTCCGAGAACCTCGAATTCTGGCGCGACCTCTACGGTGGCGGCGGCAAGCTCACGCCGGAGACGGCCCTGCACCGGCTGCATCTTCTGCCCTTGCAGGATTTGCCCGCGCGCAATCTTTCCGCCGGACAGAAACGCCGCCTCGCCATCGCGCGGTTGCTGACCATCCGGCGTCCGCTCTGGCTGCTCGACGAGCCGGATGCAGCACTCGACACGGAAGGCCGTGCGGTGCTGACCGGCATTATTACGGAGCACCGCGCAGGCGGCGGCATGGCGATGATCGCGAGCCACGGCACGCTCGACGTCGCGCCGTCGCGGGAGATTTCCTTCGCACGCGCGGCGCAGGCGGTGGTGGAGAAGGAAATCGCATGA
- a CDS encoding heme ABC transporter permease: MPVSDLANPHRFLRFARWGVPLFALLAVALIALGLTLGFLAPPERDQGESVKIIFLHVPSAWLSMGIFAFMAIAALGTLVWRHPLADVAQKAAAPIGAAFCVVCLVSGALWGRPAWGTYWQWDGRLTSVLVLLLIYLGIIALWRAFEEPGLAARAVSVLTLAGSINLPIIKFSVDWWSTLHQPASVLRFGGPTIHPAFLTPLLVSALGFAFLFGALLMAAMRNEILRRRVRTLRILAASGAQ, from the coding sequence ATGCCGGTTTCCGATCTCGCCAATCCGCACCGCTTCCTGCGCTTCGCGCGCTGGGGCGTGCCGTTGTTCGCGCTGCTTGCAGTTGCGTTGATCGCGCTCGGCCTGACGCTCGGCTTCCTCGCGCCGCCGGAACGCGACCAGGGCGAGTCGGTGAAGATCATCTTCCTGCACGTTCCCTCTGCGTGGTTGTCGATGGGTATTTTCGCTTTCATGGCGATTGCCGCACTCGGCACGCTGGTATGGCGGCATCCGCTCGCCGATGTCGCGCAGAAGGCGGCGGCACCCATCGGCGCGGCGTTCTGCGTGGTGTGTCTGGTTTCCGGCGCACTGTGGGGCCGCCCGGCGTGGGGCACCTACTGGCAATGGGACGGGCGGCTGACCTCGGTGCTGGTGCTGCTCCTGATCTATCTCGGCATCATCGCGCTGTGGCGCGCGTTCGAGGAGCCGGGACTGGCGGCGCGCGCGGTTTCGGTGCTGACGCTCGCCGGGTCGATCAACCTGCCGATCATCAAGTTCTCGGTGGACTGGTGGAGCACGCTGCACCAGCCGGCTTCGGTGCTGCGCTTCGGCGGGCCGACGATTCATCCGGCGTTCCTTACGCCGCTGTTGGTATCCGCACTCGGTTTTGCGTTTCTGTTCGGCGCATTGCTGATGGCGGCGATGCGTAACGAAATCCTGCGCCGCCGGGTGCGCACGCTGCGCATCCTTGCCGCAAGCGGGGCGCAGTGA
- the ccmB gene encoding heme exporter protein CcmB: MRAMGIIIARDLRLGMRAGGALGAGLIFFLSVVMVSAFAIGPDLGLLSRVGPAILWIGALLASLLGLERIFAADHEDGSLDLLQLAPLPMEAVAAAKGIAHWLMTGLSLAVAVPVFGILLGVSGKALFAAALLLLVGTPAITFLGLIGAAVSVALPRAGMLVAILVLPFTIPVLIFGAAATESAIAGEVFGTPFKLLLATALFGFVIGPVAAAAAIRLARS, from the coding sequence ATCCGCGCCATGGGCATCATCATCGCGCGCGATCTCCGGCTCGGCATGCGCGCGGGCGGCGCGCTCGGCGCGGGACTGATCTTCTTTCTTTCGGTCGTGATGGTGTCGGCTTTCGCCATCGGTCCCGATCTCGGCCTGTTGTCGCGGGTCGGTCCCGCGATCCTCTGGATCGGCGCGTTGCTCGCGAGCCTCCTGGGGCTGGAGCGCATCTTCGCGGCCGACCACGAGGACGGCAGCCTCGATCTCCTGCAACTCGCGCCGCTGCCGATGGAAGCGGTCGCCGCCGCGAAGGGGATCGCGCACTGGCTGATGACCGGGTTGTCGCTTGCAGTCGCGGTCCCGGTGTTCGGCATCCTGCTCGGCGTGAGCGGCAAGGCGTTGTTCGCGGCTGCGTTGCTGCTGCTCGTTGGCACACCCGCAATCACGTTTCTCGGCCTGATCGGCGCGGCGGTGTCGGTGGCGCTGCCGCGCGCGGGCATGCTGGTTGCGATCCTCGTGCTGCCGTTCACGATCCCGGTGCTGATCTTCGGCGCGGCGGCAACCGAATCCGCGATAGCCGGAGAAGTATTTGGAACTCCGTTCAAGCTGCTGCTCGCAACCGCGCTGTTCGGCTTCGTGATCGGGCCGGTCGCGGCGGCGGCCGCAATCCGGCTGGCGCGTTCCTGA
- a CDS encoding DsbE family thiol:disulfide interchange protein translates to MMRRLAVLIPLGIFAILAGIFFVRLYSGDPSVVPSALLDKPVPQVTLAPLDGASAQPLTLEALHGQVTVVNFWASWCAPCRLEHPLLTRLSRDKRIQIAGINYKDKTPAALRFLQEHGNPFARIGVDGDGRAAIEWGVYGVPETFIVGRDGKIRYKQVGPLTPENFPRFLAEIEKALAAR, encoded by the coding sequence ATGATGCGCCGTCTCGCGGTGCTGATTCCGCTCGGCATCTTCGCAATACTCGCGGGGATATTCTTCGTTCGCCTCTATAGCGGCGATCCTTCGGTCGTGCCGTCGGCGCTCCTCGACAAGCCGGTGCCGCAGGTGACGCTGGCGCCGCTCGACGGAGCGAGCGCCCAGCCGCTCACGCTTGAGGCGTTGCACGGGCAGGTGACGGTCGTGAATTTCTGGGCGTCGTGGTGTGCGCCGTGCCGCCTCGAACATCCGTTGCTGACGCGACTTTCGCGCGACAAGCGCATCCAGATCGCAGGCATCAACTACAAGGACAAGACGCCGGCGGCGCTGCGCTTCCTGCAAGAGCACGGCAATCCGTTCGCGCGAATCGGCGTGGACGGCGACGGGCGCGCGGCAATCGAATGGGGCGTGTACGGCGTGCCGGAGACGTTCATCGTCGGGCGCGACGGAAAGATCCGCTACAAGCAGGTCGGTCCGCTGACGCCGGAAAACTTTCCGCGCTTCCTCGCCGAGATCGAGAAGGCGCTGGCCGCGCGCTGA
- the ftsY gene encoding signal recognition particle-docking protein FtsY, translating to MSFWKRLTGGLSRSASRLGEGLARIGFRGADPKTLQEVEDLLIASDIGVETSTKIVSALNDGRLGERYDEADFKALIASEVEKVLAKVEQPLDVTAHKPFVVLAVGVNGSGKTTTLGKLAAKLHAEGKKVTLGAADTFRAAAIEQLKLWAGRTNSSIVAKAQGSDPAGVAFEAMEKAREENADVLLIDTAGRLQNKESLMGELEKIVRVIKKIDASAPHAVLLVLDATVGQNALLQVEAFKQVAGVTGLVVTKLDGTAKGGILVAISTRYELPVHFIGVGESVDDLETFSAKEFSRALVGLDKDA from the coding sequence ATGAGTTTCTGGAAACGCCTCACCGGCGGCCTGTCGCGCTCCGCCTCGCGCCTCGGCGAAGGCTTGGCGCGCATCGGCTTTCGCGGCGCCGACCCGAAGACGTTGCAGGAAGTCGAAGACCTCCTGATCGCATCCGACATCGGCGTCGAGACCTCGACGAAAATCGTCTCCGCGCTGAACGACGGCCGCCTCGGCGAGCGCTACGACGAAGCCGACTTCAAGGCGCTGATTGCTTCCGAAGTCGAGAAGGTGCTGGCGAAGGTCGAACAGCCGCTCGACGTTACCGCGCACAAGCCCTTCGTGGTGCTCGCGGTCGGCGTGAACGGCTCCGGCAAGACCACGACGCTCGGCAAGCTGGCAGCGAAACTCCACGCCGAGGGCAAGAAGGTCACGCTCGGCGCAGCCGATACCTTCCGCGCCGCCGCCATCGAGCAACTCAAACTCTGGGCCGGGCGCACCAATTCTTCCATCGTCGCGAAGGCGCAAGGCTCCGATCCCGCGGGCGTCGCGTTCGAGGCGATGGAGAAGGCGCGCGAGGAAAACGCGGACGTGCTGCTGATCGACACGGCGGGCCGCCTCCAGAACAAAGAGTCGCTCATGGGCGAACTCGAAAAGATCGTCCGCGTGATCAAGAAGATCGACGCCAGTGCGCCGCATGCGGTGCTGCTCGTCCTCGACGCGACCGTCGGCCAGAACGCGCTCCTGCAAGTCGAAGCCTTCAAGCAGGTCGCGGGCGTCACCGGCCTTGTCGTGACCAAGCTCGACGGCACCGCGAAGGGCGGCATCCTGGTTGCGATCTCGACCCGCTACGAACTGCCGGTGCACTTCATCGGCGTCGGCGAAAGCGTGGACGATCTCGAAACCTTCTCCGCGAAGGAGTTTTCGCGCGCGCTGGTCGGCCTCGACAAAGACGCTTGA
- a CDS encoding septation protein A encodes MTDTTAAPKKHLAPLPKLLLDLGPLLLFFFANSWGGIYFATGAFMVATLVTLAISYYLIRRFPVMPIVTAVIVMVFGALTLWLHNDTFIKLKPTIIYVIFAVVLLAGLATGRPLFKIVLDGALHLKEEGWKKLTVNWSVFFLAMAVVNEFVWRSFTTDQWVAFKTFGFLPITLLFAFSQAPIMLKYAENEPGAKS; translated from the coding sequence ATGACCGACACAACCGCCGCCCCGAAGAAACACCTCGCGCCGCTCCCGAAACTGCTGCTCGATCTGGGGCCGCTGCTTCTGTTCTTCTTCGCCAACTCATGGGGCGGCATCTATTTCGCGACCGGCGCATTCATGGTCGCGACCCTCGTCACGCTCGCCATCAGCTATTACCTGATCCGCCGCTTCCCGGTCATGCCGATCGTGACCGCGGTGATCGTGATGGTGTTCGGCGCGCTGACGCTGTGGCTGCACAACGACACCTTCATCAAGCTGAAGCCGACGATCATCTACGTCATCTTCGCGGTCGTGCTGCTCGCAGGCCTCGCCACCGGCCGCCCGCTGTTCAAGATCGTGCTCGACGGCGCGCTGCACCTGAAAGAAGAAGGCTGGAAGAAGCTCACCGTGAACTGGTCGGTGTTCTTCCTCGCGATGGCGGTGGTGAACGAATTCGTCTGGCGCTCGTTCACGACCGACCAGTGGGTCGCGTTCAAGACCTTCGGCTTCCTGCCGATTACGCTGCTGTTCGCCTTCTCGCAGGCGCCGATCATGCTCAAGTACGCCGAGAACGAACCGGGCGCGAAGTCCTAG
- the acnA gene encoding aconitate hydratase AcnA yields the protein MTSLDSFKCLRTLKAGGKTYAYYDLKVAEKNGLKGASKLPFSLKVLLENLIRFEDGRSVTRDDIKALASWGKKRKSNREIAFRPARVLMQDFTGVPAVVDLAAMRDAMKALGGDPKKINPLVPVDLVIDHSVIVDHFGTARAFKQNVDLEYERNGERYKFLKWGQLAFDNFRVVPPGTGICHQVNLEYLAQTVWTKTEELVDVKGKKKNVEFAFPDTLVGTDSHTTMVNGLAVLGWGVGGIEAEAAMLGQPISMLIPEVIGFKLSGKLKSGVTATDLVLTVTEMLRKKGVVGKFVEFYGPGLGGLSLEDRATIGNMAPEYGATCGFFPVDDETVRFLEDTARAKGRVKLVEAYAKAQGMWRKASTPDPVFTDKLSLDLSKVEPSLAGPKRPQDRVALSKTKAGFAEAMEKEFKKTADAANRYHVEGKKFDMGHGDVVIAAITSCTNTSNPSVMIGAGLLARNAVKLGLKTKPWVKTSLAPGSQVVGEYLAKSGLQKDLDALGFNLVGFGCTTCIGNSGPLPEEISKTINEKDLVAAAVLSGNRNFEGRVNPDVRANYLASPPLVVAYALAGSMQVDLTKEPIGTDKKGKPVYLKDIWPSPKEIAAFIRKSVTKRIFEKKYSDVFKGDTYWRAIKVAPSDTYGWDNNSTYVQNPPYFATMQRLPEPITDIDDARIIGLFLDSITTDHISPAGSIKAASPAGKYLTDHGVKVIDFNQYGTRRGNHEVMMRGTFANIRIKNQMVPGVEGGVTVHYPGGERLPIYDAAMKYKQEKVPLVVFAGKEYGTGSSRDWAAKGTVLLGIRAVIAQSFERIHRSNLIGMGVVPLVFEEGTSWQTLGLKGDEKVTIHGLADGLKPQQVMSAEITSADGTKKTVPLLCRIDTLDELDYFKNGGILQYVLRQLAVA from the coding sequence GTGACCTCTCTCGACAGCTTCAAATGCCTCCGCACCCTCAAGGCGGGCGGCAAGACCTACGCCTACTACGACCTCAAGGTGGCTGAGAAAAACGGGCTGAAGGGCGCGTCCAAGCTGCCGTTCTCGCTGAAAGTGCTGCTCGAAAACCTGATCCGGTTCGAGGACGGCCGCTCGGTGACGCGCGACGACATCAAGGCGCTGGCGAGCTGGGGCAAGAAGCGCAAATCGAACCGCGAGATCGCGTTCCGCCCGGCGCGCGTGCTGATGCAGGACTTCACCGGCGTTCCCGCCGTGGTCGATCTCGCCGCGATGCGCGACGCGATGAAGGCGCTCGGCGGCGACCCGAAGAAAATCAATCCGCTCGTTCCGGTCGATCTCGTCATCGACCACTCGGTGATCGTCGATCACTTCGGCACGGCGCGCGCGTTCAAGCAGAACGTCGATCTCGAATACGAGCGCAACGGCGAGCGCTACAAGTTCCTGAAATGGGGCCAGCTCGCCTTCGACAATTTCCGCGTGGTGCCGCCGGGCACCGGCATCTGCCACCAGGTGAACCTCGAATACCTGGCGCAGACGGTCTGGACCAAAACCGAAGAACTGGTCGACGTGAAGGGCAAGAAGAAGAACGTCGAGTTTGCCTTCCCCGACACGCTGGTCGGCACCGACTCCCACACCACGATGGTCAACGGCCTCGCCGTGCTCGGCTGGGGCGTCGGCGGCATCGAGGCGGAAGCCGCGATGCTCGGCCAGCCGATCTCGATGCTGATTCCCGAAGTGATCGGCTTCAAGCTCTCCGGCAAGCTGAAGAGCGGCGTCACCGCGACCGATCTCGTGCTCACCGTCACCGAGATGCTTCGCAAGAAGGGCGTGGTCGGCAAGTTCGTCGAATTCTACGGCCCCGGCCTCGGCGGCCTTTCGCTGGAAGACCGCGCGACCATCGGCAACATGGCGCCCGAGTACGGCGCAACCTGCGGCTTCTTCCCGGTCGATGACGAAACCGTCCGCTTCCTCGAAGACACCGCACGCGCGAAGGGCCGCGTGAAGCTGGTCGAGGCCTACGCCAAGGCACAGGGCATGTGGCGCAAAGCCTCCACCCCGGACCCGGTTTTCACCGACAAGCTCTCGCTCGATCTCTCCAAGGTCGAGCCGTCGCTCGCCGGCCCGAAGCGCCCGCAGGACCGCGTCGCGCTCTCCAAGACCAAGGCTGGCTTCGCCGAGGCGATGGAAAAGGAATTCAAGAAAACCGCCGATGCCGCCAACCGCTATCATGTCGAAGGCAAGAAGTTCGACATGGGCCACGGCGACGTGGTGATCGCGGCGATCACGTCCTGCACCAACACCTCGAATCCGAGCGTGATGATCGGCGCGGGCCTGCTCGCGCGCAACGCCGTGAAGCTCGGCCTGAAAACCAAGCCGTGGGTAAAGACATCGCTCGCGCCGGGTTCGCAGGTCGTCGGCGAATATCTCGCCAAGTCCGGCTTGCAGAAAGACCTCGACGCACTCGGCTTCAACCTCGTCGGCTTCGGCTGCACCACCTGCATCGGCAATTCCGGCCCGCTGCCGGAGGAAATCTCGAAGACCATCAACGAGAAGGATCTGGTCGCCGCCGCCGTGCTTTCCGGCAACCGCAACTTCGAAGGCCGCGTGAACCCGGACGTGCGCGCGAACTATCTCGCCTCGCCTCCGCTGGTCGTCGCCTATGCGCTGGCCGGCTCGATGCAGGTCGATCTCACCAAGGAGCCGATCGGCACCGACAAGAAGGGCAAGCCGGTCTACCTGAAGGACATCTGGCCTTCGCCGAAGGAAATCGCGGCGTTCATCCGGAAATCCGTGACGAAGCGCATCTTCGAGAAGAAATACAGCGACGTGTTCAAGGGCGACACCTACTGGCGCGCGATCAAGGTCGCGCCCAGCGACACCTACGGCTGGGACAACAACTCGACCTACGTGCAGAACCCGCCCTACTTCGCGACCATGCAGCGTCTGCCGGAACCGATCACCGATATCGACGACGCGCGCATCATCGGTCTGTTCCTCGACTCGATCACGACCGACCACATCTCCCCGGCCGGTTCGATCAAGGCCGCTTCGCCCGCGGGCAAGTACCTGACCGATCACGGCGTGAAGGTGATCGACTTCAACCAGTACGGCACGCGCCGCGGCAACCACGAAGTGATGATGCGCGGCACCTTCGCCAACATCCGCATCAAGAACCAGATGGTGCCGGGCGTCGAAGGCGGCGTGACCGTCCACTATCCGGGCGGCGAGCGCCTGCCGATCTACGACGCCGCGATGAAATACAAGCAGGAGAAGGTTCCGCTGGTCGTATTCGCCGGCAAGGAATACGGCACCGGCTCGTCGCGCGACTGGGCGGCGAAAGGCACCGTGCTCCTCGGCATCCGCGCCGTGATCGCGCAGAGCTTCGAGCGCATCCATCGCTCGAACCTGATCGGCATGGGCGTGGTGCCGCTCGTCTTCGAGGAAGGCACTTCGTGGCAGACGCTGGGCCTGAAGGGCGACGAGAAGGTCACCATCCACGGCCTCGCGGACGGCCTTAAACCCCAGCAGGTTATGTCGGCGGAAATCACTTCCGCGGACGGCACCAAGAAGACCGTACCGCTGCTTTGCCGTATCGATACGCTGGACGAACTCGACTACTTCAAGAACGGCGGCATCCTGCAATACGTCCTGCGCCAGCTCGCTGTCGCGTAA
- the ccmD gene encoding heme exporter protein CcmD, whose translation MFGAHAPYIFGAYGVALVVFAMLAAWVVLDHRAQKRALADLEARGIKRRSET comes from the coding sequence ATGTTCGGCGCGCACGCTCCCTACATCTTCGGCGCTTACGGCGTGGCGCTTGTCGTCTTCGCGATGCTGGCGGCGTGGGTCGTACTCGATCACCGCGCGCAGAAGCGCGCGCTCGCCGATCTCGAAGCGCGGGGCATCAAGCGCCGCTCGGAAACATGA
- a CDS encoding helix-turn-helix transcriptional regulator produces MKRTSFEKMHCSIARSLEVIGDWWSPLIVRDLFLGVTRFDDLAEDLGISRNLLTRRLGALVENRIVRRVAYSEKPLRYEYHLTEAGRGLVPILAALTAWGDRWVASKEGKPILFVHTGCGKKISAQVVCSGCGEALHADNLKALPGPGGAAKAGTKVIARKLAAMR; encoded by the coding sequence ATGAAAAGAACCAGCTTCGAAAAGATGCACTGCTCCATCGCCCGCTCGCTGGAAGTGATTGGCGATTGGTGGTCGCCCCTTATCGTGCGCGATCTGTTCCTCGGCGTGACGCGCTTCGACGATCTTGCCGAGGATCTGGGCATTTCGCGCAACCTGTTGACCCGAAGGCTCGGTGCGCTCGTCGAGAACCGCATTGTCCGGCGCGTCGCCTACAGCGAGAAGCCGTTGCGTTACGAATACCATCTGACGGAAGCGGGGCGCGGCCTCGTGCCCATCCTTGCCGCGCTGACGGCATGGGGAGACCGTTGGGTGGCCTCAAAGGAAGGCAAGCCGATCCTGTTCGTGCATACCGGATGCGGCAAGAAAATCAGCGCGCAAGTCGTGTGCTCAGGATGCGGCGAGGCGCTTCACGCGGATAACCTGAAGGCGCTGCCCGGTCCGGGCGGGGCGGCGAAGGCAGGGACGAAAGTGATCGCGCGAAAACTCGCGGCGATGCGCTAG
- a CDS encoding DUF2794 domain-containing protein codes for MSDLEPIAFPGRAKAATTAPAPRNTTFDRRELLRILDLYGRMVAAGEWRDYAIAFLKDRAVFSVFRRASEQPLYSIEKIPALARKQGEYAVVSSAGFVLKRGRDLDRVLAVIDKRLSVVN; via the coding sequence TTGAGCGATCTCGAGCCGATAGCGTTTCCGGGGCGCGCGAAAGCCGCGACAACCGCCCCTGCACCCAGAAACACCACGTTCGACCGCCGCGAGTTGCTGCGCATCCTCGACCTCTACGGACGCATGGTGGCTGCCGGTGAGTGGCGCGATTATGCGATCGCTTTTCTGAAAGATCGCGCCGTTTTTTCCGTATTCCGCCGCGCCTCGGAACAGCCGCTCTATTCGATCGAGAAAATCCCCGCGCTCGCCCGCAAGCAAGGCGAGTATGCCGTGGTATCTTCCGCGGGTTTCGTCCTGAAGCGCGGCCGCGATCTGGACCGCGTGCTGGCCGTGATCGACAAGCGCCTCAGCGTCGTGAACTAA